In the Kribbella sp. NBC_00482 genome, one interval contains:
- the hemQ gene encoding hydrogen peroxide-dependent heme synthase, which translates to MTGKPKARELNDVIRYTLWSVFKVETPLGDVDRDELTAELNDLVGKLAAADVVIRGFYDVEGFRADADFMIWWHAPTSDALQEAYHQLRRSRLGRHLVPVWSQFALHRPAEFNKSHIPAFLADEEPRPYICVYPFVRSYEWYLLPDEERRFMLAEHGKMARTYPDVRANTVASFALGDYEWILAFEADELHRMVDLMRDLRASTARRHVREEIPFYTGKRAEVSDLIANLV; encoded by the coding sequence GTGACTGGTAAGCCGAAGGCCCGTGAGCTCAACGACGTGATCCGCTACACCTTGTGGTCGGTGTTCAAGGTCGAGACGCCGCTCGGTGACGTCGACCGGGACGAGCTGACCGCCGAGCTCAACGATCTGGTCGGGAAGCTCGCCGCCGCCGACGTGGTGATCCGCGGGTTCTACGACGTCGAAGGCTTCCGGGCGGACGCCGACTTCATGATCTGGTGGCACGCGCCGACGTCGGACGCGCTGCAGGAGGCCTACCACCAGTTGCGCCGTTCGCGGCTCGGGCGGCACCTGGTTCCGGTCTGGTCGCAGTTCGCGCTGCACCGGCCGGCCGAGTTCAACAAGAGCCACATCCCGGCGTTCCTGGCCGACGAGGAGCCGCGGCCGTACATCTGCGTGTACCCGTTCGTCCGGTCCTACGAGTGGTACCTGCTGCCGGACGAGGAGCGCCGGTTCATGCTTGCCGAGCACGGCAAGATGGCCCGCACCTACCCGGACGTGCGGGCGAACACCGTGGCGTCGTTCGCGCTCGGCGACTACGAGTGGATCCTGGCGTTCGAGGCCGACGAGCTGCACCGGATGGTCGACCTCATGCGGGACCTGCGCGCGTCGACGGCCCGCCGGCACGTCCGCGAGGAGATCCCGTTCTACACCGGCAAGCGGGCCGAGGTGTCCGACCTGATCGCGAATCTGGTCTGA
- a CDS encoding VOC family protein has product MHRKAFPVLYVADVRRSVEFYTLLGYEPTYQFPLEGDPHYVGLERGDSSLGLSDANWPEAQLGITVGAAPRFELFVYVDDVEAEVERFRAAGHPVLQEPATMPWGERQAYLADPEGNPVALATPV; this is encoded by the coding sequence ATGCACCGCAAGGCGTTCCCGGTGCTCTACGTCGCCGACGTACGCCGGTCCGTCGAGTTCTACACGCTCCTCGGCTACGAACCGACGTACCAGTTCCCGCTGGAGGGCGACCCGCACTACGTCGGCCTGGAGCGCGGTGACTCCTCCCTCGGCCTGTCCGACGCCAACTGGCCCGAGGCCCAGCTCGGTATCACGGTCGGTGCGGCGCCGCGCTTCGAGCTGTTCGTGTACGTCGACGACGTCGAGGCGGAGGTGGAGCGCTTCCGCGCGGCCGGCCACCCGGTCCTGCAGGAGCCGGCCACGATGCCGTGGGGCGAGCGCCAGGCCTACCTCGCCGATCCCGAGGGCAACCCCGTGGCGCTCGCAACCCCGGTTTAG